The following are encoded together in the Equus quagga isolate Etosha38 chromosome 1, UCLA_HA_Equagga_1.0, whole genome shotgun sequence genome:
- the LOC124242101 gene encoding arylacetamide deacetylase-like, with protein MGRKSLYLLSVGILLAYYVYTPLPENFEEPWRMMLFNTYLKSAVHLATFLEMLGLNHLMDSMMTGMSFDEVPPTSDENVTVTETTFNHIPVRVYVPKRKSEALRRGVFYIHGGGWCLGSAALKGYDSLSRWTADRLDAVVISADYRLAPKYHFPTQFEDVYNALKWFLHEKVLAKYGVNPERVAVSGDSAGGNLAAAVTQQLLDDPDVKIKLKVQSLIYPALQPLDVDTPSYQGYSHFPVLSKSLMVRFWSEYFTTDRSLEKAMLSHQHVPVESSQLFKFVNWSSLLPERFLKGYVYNNPIYGSSELSKKYPGFLDVRAAPLLADDHKLRGLPLTYIITCQYDVLRDDGLMYVSRLRNAGVRVTHNHVEDGFHGSFSLLNFKIGYRLINQYISWLSENL; from the exons ATGGGAAGAAAATCACTGTACCTTCTGAGCGTGGGCATCCTCTTAGCGTATTACGTTTACACACCTCTCCCAGAGAATTTTGAGGAGCCATGGAGGATGATGTTGTTCAACACATATCTGAAATCTGCAGTGCATTTG GCTACATTTCTGGAGATGCTGGGACTCAACCATTTGATGGATTCCATGATGACTGGTATGAGTTTTGATGAAGTTCCACCAACCTCAGATGAAAATGTCACTGTGACTGAGACAACATTCAACCATATTCCTGTCCGTGTGTACGTGCCCAAGAGGAAGTCAGAAGCCCTGAGGAGGGGTGTGTTTTACATCCATGGCGGTGGTTGGTGTTTGGGAAGTGCTG ctttaaaaGGTTATGACTCACTGTCAAGATGGACAGCAGACAGACTTGATGCTGTTGTCATATCAGCTGA CTACAGATTAGCCCCTAAGTATCATTTCCCAACTCAATTTGAAGATGTGTATAATGCCTTAAAGTGGTTCTTACATGAAAAAGTTCTTGCAAAATACGGCGTGAACCCTGAGAGGGTTGCTGTTTCTGGAGACAGCGCGGGAGGAAATTTAGCGGCAGCAGTAACGCAACAG CTCTTAGATGATCCGGATGTCAAGATCAAACTCAAGGTCCAGTCTTTAATTTATCCTGCCCTTCAGCCTCTTGACGTAGATACACCATCATACCAAGGATATTCGCATTTTCCTGTTCTGTCCAAATCACTCATGGTCAGGTTCTGGAGTGAATATTTTACTACAGATAGATCACTTGAGAAAGCCATGCTTTCCCACCAACATGTTCCTGTGGAATCAAGTCAGTTATTCAAGTTTGTTAATTGGAGTTCCTTGCTCCCTGAGAGGTTTCTAAAAGGATATGTGTATAACAATCCAATTTATGGCAGTTCTGAGCTATCAAAGAAATATCCAGGATTCCTGGATGTGAGGGCAGCCCCCCTGCTGGCTGATGACCACAAGTTGCGTGGTTTACCTCTGACCTACATCATCACCTGTCAGTATGACGTGTTAAGAGACGATGGACTCATGTATGTCTCCCGACTTCGGAACGCTGGAGTTAGGGTGACCCATAACCACGTTGAGGACGGATTCCATGGATCATTTTcacttctgaattttaaaattggttACAGGCTCATCAATCAGTATATTAGCTGGCTAAGTGAAAATCTATAG